GCGGCGCGTACGGCTTCAGCGCGCTGGGCCTCGACTTCACCGGGCTCTCCAGCGGCCAGCACGGCCCGGCCGGGTCACCGGAGCACTTCCTGGGCACGGTGAGCAGCCAGTGGGCCGACCGGACGGCGACGAGCAGCCCGTACCTCTACGCGCTCAGCGAGGGCTTCCCCGGCCGGCAGCCGACCGGGTTCGACCGGCACTACCGCAGCCGTGACCTGGCCACGGTCACCCACCGGTTCCGCGGCGGCTACCCCGGCCTGAGCACGGAGCGGGTGGTCTTCCCGCACCTCGAACCCGACGTGGGGGGTTGGGCCGCGGTGCTGCCGACGTCGCTGCCCGGGCAGCGGGTCGAGCACTACAACACCCGTGGGGTGCGTTGGTCCGGAGAGATGACCTTCGGCGTGCCGACCGAGGACGGCTGGATCGAGCCCCGGGCGGTGCTGGTCGGCGAGGAACGGACCTACCGACCCGGCCGGAAGTCGCGAGAGGACTGGAACAGCGCGCCGTACGGGCCGTCCTTCCCGGCGCCGCGCTGGCCCGGTCAGGGCCTCACCCGGCTGGGCGACCTGATCGTGCTCGACGTGCCGCTGCACAGCGACGCCGACGGGCATGCCGGCGGGTCCCTGCCGGAGAGCGCCCGGACCGCCCTCTACCGCGACGGGAAGCTGGTCGGCGAGAACGGCGAACCGGGCTACGGCGAGTTCGAGGTGCCGGGCGGCGCCGCCAGCTACCGGCTGGAGACGGTGACCAGGCGGAGCTTCACCGACCTGAGCACCGAGGTCGGCGCCGCCTGGACGTTCCGGTCCCGGCACGTGGCCGGCGAGGACTTCGCCCGGCTGCCGGCGATGGCGGTCCGCTTCGCGCCGCCGCTCGACGTGGCCAACAACGCGCCGGCCGGTCGCACCTTCACCATCCCGGTCACGGTGGAGCGGCAGCCCGGCGCACCCTCGGCCCGGGTCGCGGCACTCACCGTCGACGTCTCCTACGACGGCGGGACGACCTGGCGGCGGGCCACGGTCCGGCCCGGTGACGGTGGCTGGAAGGCCACCGTGCGGCACCCGGCCGGCACCGGCTACGCGTCCCTGCGGGCCACCGCCCGGGACACCGCGGGCAACACGGTGACCCAGCACATCATCCAGGCGTACCGACTGCGCTGACGGCGTACGCCCGCCGGGTCCGCGGCTTCCCGTGGACCCGGCGGGTTCGCGTCAGTCGTTGGCGTGCAGCGCGGCGTTCAGCTCGATGCCGCGACCGGTCCGCGGCTTCGCCTCCAGCGCGCCCGTCACCGAGTTGCGCCAGAAGAGCAGGCCGTCGACGCCGGAGAGCTCGCGGGCCTTGACCACCCGCCCGTCCGGAAGGGAGATCTTCGACGCGGCGGTGATGTAGCAGCCCGCCTCGACCACGCAGTCGTCGCCGAGGGAGATGCCGACGCCCGCGTTCGCGCCGATCAGGCTCCGCTCGCCGATGCTGATCTTCTCGGTGCCGCCGCCGGAGAGGGTCCCCATGATCGAGGCACCGCCGCCGACGTCCGAGCCGTCGCCCACCAGCACGCCCTGGACGATCCGGCCCTCGACCATCGAGGTGCCCATCGTGCCGGCGTTGAAGTTGACGAAGCCCTCGTGCATGACCGTGGTGCCGGAGGCCAGGTGGGCGCCGAGCCGCACCCGGTCCGCGTCGGCGATCCGCACCCCGGAGGGGACCACGTAGTCGGTCATCCGGGGGAACTTGTCCACCCCGTAGACCGCCAGGTGCCGACCCGCCGTGCGCTCGATCACACGCAGTTCGTCCACCCGCTCCGGCGGGCAGGGCCCGGCCGACGTCCAGGCCACGTTCGCGAGCTTGCCGAAGATGCCGTCGAGGTTGATCTCGTTGGGCCGGACCAGCCGGTGGGAGAGCAGGTGCAACCGCAGGTACGCGTCGGCCGCGTCCTTGATCGGGTCGTCCAGCGAGCCGATCACGGTGACCACCTGGACGGCCCGCAGGCCCGGCAGGCCACGCTCGCCGATCGCGCCCGGCGGCAGGTCGAGCACGTCCGACTTCTCCTCGCCGGGCACCAGGGGCAGTTCGCCGAGCCCCAGCTTCCCGGTCGGATACCAGGTGTCGAGCACCTGGTCGTCGGCGGTGACGGTGGCCAGGCCGATGCCCCAGGCGGATTGTGCGGACGTCACTGCTTCACCTCTCGTTCGCGGCTGCGGGCCGGTCTCGTACGCGGCTGCGGGCCGGCAAGATCACTGCTCGCCCCCACCGGGTCTGACGGTACCGTGCGAATCATGGAGAACCCGCTGACCCCCGAGGTCCTCGCCGATCCGGTGGCGCTCACCCGCGCCCTCGTCGACATAGAGTCCGTGTCCCTCAACGAGAAGGCGATCGCCGACTGCGTGGAGGAGGTGCTGCGGCGCGTGCCGCACCTGACGACGTCCCGGCACGGCAACACGGTGATGGCGCGCACCGACCTGGGACGGGCGCAGCGGGTGGTGCTGGCGGGGCACCTGGACACGGTGCCCCTGAACAACAACTTCCCGTCGACGATGCGCGGCGACCTGATGTACGGCTGCGGCACGTCCGACATGAAGTCCGGCGTCGCGTACGCCCTGCACCTGGCGGTGACCCTGCCCGACCCCCGCTACGACCTGACGTACTTCTTCTACGAGGCCGAGGAGATCGAGTCGAAGTACAACGGGCTGCACCTGGTCGGCGAGGCGCACCCGGAGTGGCTCGCGGCCGACTTCGCGGTGCTGCTGGAGCCGACGTACGGGGTCGTCGAGGCCGGTTGCCAGGGCACCATGCGGGCGATCGTCACCACGCACGGCGAGCGGGCGCACGCGGCCCGGTCCTGGCACGGCGTGAACGCCATCCACGGTGCCGGTGAGGTGCTGCGCCGCCTCACCACGTACGAGGCGCGACGGGTGACCATCGACGGCTGCGACTACCGCGAGGGGCTCAACGCGGTACGCATCAACGGCGGGGTGGCCGGCAACGTCATTCCCGACCGCTGCGAGATCGAGATCAACTACCGGTACGCCCCGGACCGTGACCCGGCGGCCGCCGAGGCGCACCTGCGGGAGGTCTTCGCCGGCTTCGACCTGGCGGTGACCGATGCGGCGGCCGGCGCCCTGCCTGGGCTGGAGGCGCCCCCGGCGAGGGAGTTCCTGGCGGCGGTCGGTGCGGCACCGGTCGGCAAGCTGGGCTGGACCGACGTGGCCCGGTTCGCGGCGCTGGGCATTCCGGCGTTGAACTTCGGCCCCGGGGATCCGAACCTGGCCCACCACAAGGACGAGCACGTCGAGATCAGCAAGATCCGGGACGGCGCGGCGACCCTGCACCGCTGGCTGGCCTCCGCCTGACGCCGGCCGACCCGGACGCTGAGGGTGGTCAGGCCGGGGCGGAGACGGACGAATTCGTGGTCGGCCGGGCGTCGGCGGCGTCGGCGGAGGAATCGGCGGCGGCCGGCTCCAACTGGCGGGCGCGGCGGCGCTCGGCCACCACGTCACGGATCCGCCGCTGCATCTGACGCCGGATCCGGATCATCTCGCTGTTGCTGATCACGCTGGCTCCTCCCCCGAAGGCGCGCGCCGGGGCATACCCGGTATGTGAATAGTAAGACGTACGAGCGACCGGAATGGTTGCCCAAGATCGCGAACTATTTCGTCGCGTTCTCGCCCCGCGCACCCGGCCGGTGCCGCTCCACTACGGTGGCTTGCATGAGCCAGAGCAACGGGCGGGACGCGGGCCGGGCGCCCGGGCGGGAACGGCACCGGGGCGCGGTGACCCTGCGTCGCCAGGCGATCCCGACGAGCACCGCCGACCAGCGGCTGCTCGACTCGCGCGGGCGGGGCGACTGGAAGACCCGGGACGCCTGGCGGGCGCTGCGCATCCTCTCCGAGTTCGTCGAGGGTTTCGACACCCTCGCCGACCTGCCGCCGGCGGTCAGCGTCTTCGGTTCGGCCCGCAGCGGGCCGGACAGCGCCGAGTGCGTGCTGGCCGAGGAGCTCGGCGCCGCCCTCGCCCGGGCCGGCTACGCCGTCATCACCGGCGGCGGCCCGGGCGTGATGGAGGCGGCCAACCGGGGCGCCAGCGAAGCGGGCGGCCTCTCCGTCGGTCTGGGCATCGAGCTCCCCTTCGAGCAGGGCATCAACGACTGGGTCGACCTGGCCATCGACTTCCGTTACTTCTTCGCCCGCAAGACCATGTTCGTCAAGTACGCCCAGGCCTTCGTGGTGCTCCCCGGTGGGTTCGGCACCATGGACGAACTGTTCGAGGCGCTCACCCTGGTGCAGACCGGCAAGGTCACCCGGTTCCCGGTGGTGCTGATGGGCGTGGACTACTGGCGCGGGCTGCTCGACTGGCTCCGCGACACCATGGCCGCCGGCGGCAAGATCGGGCCGGTCGACCTGGACCTGATCTGCCTCACCGACGACGTCAACGCGGCCGTCCGGCACATCGTCGAGGCCGAGGCCGCGCTCTCCGCCGAGCAGGAGGCGGTGCGGGAGGAGGCGGTCGCGCGGACCGGCGCCGACCAGCAGGCGGCCGCGGCCGAGCACGCCGCCGCCGACCGGCGCGAGGCGGAGGAGCGCTGAGCGATGGCCGCGATCTGCGTGTTCTGCGCCTCCTCCCGTACGCTCGACGACCGCTGGCTGCGGCTCGCGGCCGACACCGGCGCCGAGATCGCCCGACGCGGGCACACCGTGGTCAGCGGCGGCGGCTGCGTCGGCATGATGGGCGCGCTGGTGGACGGCGCCCGGGCGGCGGGCGGCCGGACGGTGGGCGTGATCCCCCAGGCGCTGGTCGACCTGGAGGTCGCCGACCTGAAGTCGGACGAGTTGCTGATCACCGACTCGATGGCGAGCCGCAAGACCCTGATGATCGACAAGTCGGACGCGTTCCTCACCCTGCCCGGCGGCCTGGGCACGCTGGACGAGTTGTTCGAGGTCTGGACGACGGCGACCCTCGCCCTGCACGGCAAGCCGATGGTCCTGGTCGACGCGGACGGCTTCTACCGGCCGTTGCTGGACTGGCTGGCCACGCTGACCGACCAGCACTTCCTCAAGCCGGCGGGTCTCGGCCTGCTCACCGTCGTCGACTCCGTCCCCGCTGCCCTGGCCGCCCTGGAGTCCCACCTGTCCTGACCCCGCTCGGGCTTGTCCCCGGCCGGCGGGTGGGCGGGGTGGCGTGCGGGAGGTGTCGTACGGGCGTGGTGGGATGAGCTGATGCAGGCGTACCGATTGGTGCGTCGGCCCCTGCGGCCGACCGACGGGCTCGGCCGGTCCTTCGGGACGGCCGACGGTGTCGGGCAGCCTGCGGCGGCCGAGGGTGCGGGGCAGCCGGCGGCCGGTGGCGGTGCGCGTGGTGGGGCGCGGTCGTGGCGGGACGACGCCGTGCAGGCCGAGGTGGTCGGGCACACCGACGGACCGATGCTGGTCGTCGGCGGTCCGGGCACCGGCAAGACCGGCACGCTCGTCGAGGCGGTCGCCGCCCGGGTGGCCGAGGGGGTCGACCCGGAACGCGTCCTGGTGCTGACCTTCAGCCGCCGGGGCGCCACCGAGCTGCGGCACCGCATCGAGGCGCGCGTCGCCCGCGACGGTCACCGCGTCCTGCGGGAGCCGCTGGTCCGCACCTTCCCGGCGTACGCCTTCGGGCTGCTCCGCCGCGCGGCAGCCGAGCGGGGGGAGCCTTCGCCCCGGCTGCTCACCGGTCCCGAACAGGATCTGATCATCCGTGAGCTGCTCGACGTGGTCGGCGAGGAGCCGGAGGACGACCCGGTCGGCTGGCCCGAGGACCTGCGCCCGGCGCTGCGCACCCGCGCCTTCGCCGCCCAGCTGCGGGACCTGCTGATGCGCGCCGCCGAGCGCGGGGTGGGCCCGGTCGAGCTGGCCCGCCTCGGAGAAAAGCTGGGTCGTGCCGACTGGCCGGCCGCCGCGCGCTTCATCCGGGAGTACGTGGCGGTGCTCGCCCTGCGGGACGTGAGCAACCGCGGTTCGATCGCGTACGACCCGGCCGAGCTGGTGCGGGCCGCCACCGGCATGCTGCGCGACGACGAGGAGCTGTTGGCCGCCGAGCGGCGCCGGTTGGCGTACGTCTACGTCGACGAACTCGCCGACACCGATCCCGCCCAGCTCGACCTGCTCGCCGTGGTGGCGGGTGGGGGCAAGCCGCTGGTGGCCTTCGCCGACCCCGACTCGTCCACGTACGCGTTCCGCGGCGCCGACCCGGCCGGGGTCACCAGCTTCCCGCACCGGTTCCGGACGGCCTCCGGGGCGCCCGCGGCACAGGTGTTGCTCTCCACCTCCTACCGGGCCGGCCCGGAGCTGCTGACCGCGACGGCCGGCGTGGCGCGGCGGCTGCGGGGCCCGGCGCGGCACCGCCGGCTGCGTCCGCTGCCCGACGCGCCACCCGGCGCGGTCGAGGTCCACACCTTCCGGTCGGGCACCAGCGAGGCCGCCTGGCTGGCACACACGCTGCGGTCGGCGCACCTGCTCGACGGGGTGCCCTGGTCCGAGATGGCGGTGCTGGTCCGGTCGACCGCGCTGCAACTGCCCAGCCTCCAGCGGGCCCTGCACGCGGCGGGCGTGCCGACCGTCGTGCACGGCGAGGACCTGCCGCTGCACCTGCAACCGGCGGTCGCCCCGCTCCTGCTCCTGCTGCGCTGCGCCCTGTCGCCGGAACAGTTGGACGAGGAGGCGGCCGTCGCGTTGCTCCACTCGCCGCTGGGCGGCGCCGACCCCCTCGCCGAGCGGCGGCTGCGGCAGGGCCTGCGCGCCCTCGCGCTCGCCGGTGGCGACCGGCGCCCCTCCGGCGAGCTGATCGTCGAGGCGTTGCGCGACCCGGCCGAGCTGGCCGCGATCGACCGGCGGTGGGCCGAGCCGGCGCAGGCGGTGGCCGGGCTGCTCGCCACGGCGCGGGAGGCGGCGGCCCGTCCCGGCGCCACGGCGGAGGACGTGCTCTGGGCGGTGTGGCAGGCCAGCGGCCTGGCCGAGCGGTGGGCCGGTGCGATCGTCCAGGGTCGGCCGGTGGCCGGCGAGGGCGACCTCGCGCGGCGGCGCCGGGCCGAGGCCGCCGACCGGGACCTCGACGCGGTGATGGTGCTCTTCGACGCGGCCGCGCGGTTCACCGACCGGCTGCCCGGCGCGCGCACCGAGGTCTTCCTCGACCACGTCCTCGCGCAGGACCTGCCGGCCGACACACTCGCACCCACCGCCGACCGTGGCGACGCGGTCCGGCTGCTCACCGCCCACGCCGCGAAGGGCCTGGAGTGGGACCTGGTCGCCGTGGCCGGGGTCCAGGAGGGTGTCTGGCCGGACCTGCGGCTGCGCGGCAGCCTGCTCGGCTCCGAACGGCTGGTCGACGTGCTGGCCGGGCGGGCCGTCGACGCCGGTGGGGTGGCCACGGTGGTCGGCCAGACGTCGGCGCTGCTCGACGAGGAACGACGGCTGTTCCACGTCGCGGTGACCCGGGCGCGCCGCCGGCTCCTGGTCAGCGCGGTCGCCTCAGCCGCCGTGGGCGGCGACGACCACGAGGAACAGCCCAGCCGATTCCTGCACGAACTCCGGCCCACCGCGCCGCCGGGCGACGCCCCGCCCGGCCCGGACGACGGTCCCGAGCCGACTCCGCCCGGCCCACGATCCGCCCCGGACGGCGGTGCTGCCGTGCCGGACGCCGACGGCGCCGCGCCACGGGACGGCGCCGCGTCACCGGGCACCGTCGCGCCGCGGCACCGCACGGCACCGCCCGACCCGGCAGCGCACCCGGGCACCGCCGCGCCACGAGATGCTGCCGCCACCGGCGACGAGGACGGCGACGAGCCGACCCGTCCCGGCGTGCTGCCGATCACCCGACCGCCCCGGGCGCTGACGCTGCCGGCGCTGGTGGCGGAGCTGCGTACGGCGGTCGTGGACCCGGCCGCCCCGTACGCCCGGCGGCGCGCCGCGGCGGCCGAGTTGGCGCGGCTGGCGGCCGCCGGCGTTTCCGGCGCGCACCCGGACGACTGGTGGGGGCTGCGCGGGCTCTCCGACGACCGACCCCTGGTGGACGAGGGCGAGCCGGTCCGGGTCACCCCGTCGGCGATGGAGAGCGCGCTGCGGTGCAGCCTGCGGTGGCTGCTGGAGCGGCACGGCGGCAGCGCACCGGCGACCGCCGCGCAGGGCGTGGGCAACCTCGTGCACGCCGCCGCGATGCTCGCCGAGGACGCCAGCGCCGACCGGGGCACCCTGCTCGACTACGTGGCCGCCCGGTTCGACGCGATCGAGCTGGCCGCCCGCTGGATGGCCGGGCCGGAGCGGTCCCGGGCCGAGGCGATGGTCGACAAGCTGCTGCGCTGGCTGGCCGTCAACCCCCGCCGGCTGCTCGCGATCGAGCACGAGTTCGCGGTCCGGCTCGACGACCCGACCCGTCCGGTCGAGCTGGCCGGTCGGGTGGACCGGCTGGAGGTCGACGCCGACGGCCGGCTGGTGGTGGTCGACCTGAAGACCGGCAAGTCGACCTCGGTCACCGGCAGTGACCTCGCGGAGCACCCGCAGCTCGGCGCCTACCAGGCGGCGGTGGAGGCGGGGGCGTTCGCCGACTTCGGTGACGAGTCCGGGGGCGCCGCCCTGGTGCAGCTCGGCACGACCGCCAGGGACGCGAAGGAGCAGAGCCAACCGCCGCCCGGCGAGGGGCCGGAGGCGGGCTGGGCGACCGCTCTGGTGCGGCGCACCGCCGATACGATGGCCGCCGCCACCTTCGCCGCGGTCGCCAACGCGAAGTGCCGGGTCTGCCCGGTGCGGACCAGCTGCCCGGTCTCCGGTCAGGGCCGCCAGGTGGTCGAACCACCGGCCGTCCGCCGGGACGAGCCGGGGGACACGCCGTGAACGCGGGGAGCGAGTCGCGCGTCCCGCGGCCGCGACCGAGGAACGCACCGTGACCCAACCCGCCCTGTTCGGGGCCGCGAGCCCGGCACCCCGGGTGGCCGACGCCGGCCCCCGGTACACGCCGGTCGAGCTGGCCAGGCTGCTGCGGCTTCCCGCACCCACCCGGGAGCAGGCCGCGATCATCGCCGCGCCGGTGGAGCCGCTGCTGGTGGTCGCGGGCGCCGGATCGGGCAAGACCGAGACGATGGCCGCCCGGGTGGTGTGGCTGGTCGCCAACTCGTACGTCCGGCCCGAGCAGGTGCTCGGTCTGACCTTCACCCGCAAGGCGGCCGGCGAGCTGGCGCACCGCGTACGCACGAGGCTCGACCAGCTGATCCGCCGGCTCGGGCGGCGGGACCGGAATCCGCTGGACGATCCCCTCGCCGGCGAGCCGACGGTGGCGACCTACCACTCGTACGCCGGGCGCATCGTCACCGAGCACGGTCTGCGCGCCGGTTACGAACCCTCCACCCGGCTGCTCACCGAGGCGTCCCGCTGGCAGTTGGTCGACCTGCTGGTCCGCAACTACGACGGCGACATGTCCGACGTGGACCGGATGCCGAGCACGATCACCGACGCGGTGCTCGCCCTCGCCGGCGAGCTGGACGAGCACCTCGTCGACCCGGACGACCTGGCCGCCTGGACGGGACGCTTCTTCGCCGAGGTGCAGACCCACCCCGGCCGGGTGTACGCCGACGTGCGCCGGGCGCTCACGCTCCAGCAGGCCCGGCTGCGCCTGTTGCCGCTGGTCCGGGCGTACGCGCGGCGCAAGGAGGACTTCGAGGCGATGGACTTCGCCGACCAGCTGGCCCGGGCGGCCCGGGTCGCCCGGGACCACCCGGCGGTCGGCGTGGTCGAGCGGGACCGGTTCCGGGTGGTGCTGCTCGACGAGTACCAGGACACGAGCCACGCCCAGGTGGTGCTGCTCAACGCGCTCTTCGGCGGCGGGCACCCGGTGACCGCGGTGGGCGACCCGTGCCAGTCGATCTACGGCTGGCGTGGCGCGTCGGCCGGCACCCTCGACCGGTTCCCCGCCGAGTTTCCCCGGCCGGACGGCACGCCCGCGCCCGTGCTCGGCCTCACCACCAGTTGGCGCAACCGCCCCGAGATTCTCGGGGTGGCGAACGCCCTGGCCACCCCACTGCGCGCCGCTGGCGCCCGGGTGGCGGAGCTGCGACCGGCGCACACCGTCCGGGACCCGATCCCGCACCGCAGCCCGCGCGGCGCCGCCGCCGGCACCGTGCACTGCGCGCTCCTGGAGACGTACGCCGACGAGGCGGCCTGGATCGCCGACAGCGTGCTGGCCGCCTGGCGTGGCGCCGCCCGGATGCCCGGCGCGCTGCCCGAGCACATTCCGGTGACGCGACGCCCGACGACCGCGGTGCTGGTCCGCGTCCGCAGTCAGATCCCGGCGATCGAGTCGGCGCTGCGGGATCGGGGGCTGCCCGTCGAGGTGGTGGGGCTGGGCGGGCTGCTGGACACCCCGGAGGTACGCGACGTCGTCTGCACGTTGCGGGTGCTGGCCGACCCGACCGACGGCGCGGCGCTGCTGCGGCTGCTGACCGGCGCGCGGTGGCGGATCGGGCCGCGGGACCTGGTGGCCCTGCACCGGCGCGCCCGGGCCATCGCGGCCGGTCGGCGGCAGCTCGCCGGGGACGGCGGCCCGGAGATCGTCCCGGACCAGTTGGACGAGGCGACGCTGGTGGAGGCGCTGGCCGACCTCGGGCCGGCGCAGGCCTACTCGGCCGAGGGCTACACCCGGCTGCGCGCGTACGGCCGGGAGTTGGCCCTGCTCCGCTACCGCCTGGACCAGCCCCTGCCGGAGCTGATCGCGGACGTCGAGCGGACCACCGGCCTGGACGTGGAGGTGGCGGTCCGCGCCGGGCGGGACGGCGCCGGCGACGCGGGCCTGGCCCGCGGCCACCTGGACGCGCTCGCCGACGTCGCGGCCCGGTTCAGCGGGGAGACGCCGGGCGCGACCCTGTCGGCGTTCCTCGCCTTCCTCGCCGCAGCCGAGGACGAGGAGCGCGGCCTCACCCCGGGCGAGGTCGAGGTGGTCGAGGGGGCGGTGCAGGTGCTCACCGCGCACGCGGCCAAGGGCCTGGAGTGGGACGTGGTGGCGGTCGCGGGGCTCAGCCGCGGTGTCTGGCCCGGCCCGGTGCGCGGCTCGGACCACTGGCTGGGCGGGTTGGGTGTGCTGCCGTTCCCGCTGCGCGGCGACGCCGACGGGCTGCCCCGGCTGGATCTCGCCGAGGTGTCCGACCAGCGCGGCGTGGCCCGTGCGCTCGCCGACTTCGGCGACGCGTGGCGGGCGCACGACGAGCGCGAGGAGCGGCGGCTGGCGTACGTCGCGGTGACCCGGCCGCGCCGGCTGCTGCTCTGCTCCGGGTACTGGTGGGGGGAGGGGACCAAGCGCCCGCGCGGCCCGTCGGTGTTCCTCCGGGAGGTGTACGACGCGTGCGCCGACGGCGGGCCCGGCCACCTGGTCGACGTGTGGACCCCCGAACCGGCGCCGGACGCGGTGAACCCGACCACGGAGGTGGTGCTCCGGGCGGAGTGGCCGGCCGATCCGCTCGGCGCGCGCCGTCCCGCGTTGACCGAGGCGGCCGCGCTGGTCCGACGGTTTCTGACCGAGGGCCCGGACGCGGCCCGGGCCGCGATCGCGCGGGCCGACCCGACGTCGGACGACACCGACACCGAACCGGCGGACGCGCTGCCGGACCCGCTGGCGGACGACCCCGAGGTGGCGCGGTGGCGGCGGGAGACCGACCTGCTGCTGGCGGAGCGGGCCGAGCTGACCCGGTCCGCCGGGGCCGTCGAGGTGGGGTTGCCGGGGCACCTGACGGTCACCCAGCTGGTGACGCTGCGCCGCGACCCGGCCGCGCTGGCCCGCTCGCTGCGCCGTCCGATGCCGACCGAGCCGAACCCGTACGCCCGGCGGGGGACCGCCTTCCACACCTGGCTGGAGCAGCGGTTCGGGGCGGACCGGCTGCTCGACCTGGACGAGCTGCCCGGTGCCGCCGACGCGGACGCGGCGCCCGACGAGGCGCTCGCCGAGCTCCAGGAGCGCTTCCTGGCCAGCGAATGGGCCGAGCGGGTGCCGGTGGAGGTGGAGGTGCCGTTCGCCACGGTGATCGCCGGGGTGGTGGTCCGCGGCCGGATGGACGCCGTCTTCGCGCGGCCGGGTGGGCGCTTCGACGTGGTGGACTGGAAGACCGGCGCGCAGCCCACCGGGGCGGCCGCCGAGGTGGCCGCCGTGCAGTTGGCGGTCTACCGACTTGCCTGGGCGGAGCTGTCCGGGGTGCCGGTCGACCGGGTCGGTGCCGCCTTCCACTACGTCCGGGACGGGGTCACCGTCCGGCCGACCGACCTGCTCGACGTGGCGGGGCTCACCGCTCTCATCACCACTGTGCCGGAAACCGCGCGAACGGACGTCCGGTCGTGGTAGGTTGGTGCTGTTGCAGTTTTGGTTACCAGAGACTCTGTGTGCGCCTGGCGGATTGTGGCCCCAGGCGCTCTTTGTTGTGTCCGGAGTTCTCCGGGCGGGGCGACCAGCAGCGACAGGCGAGGCACGCGTTCGCGTGCGCGCTCACTCTCCGGCCCGCAACAGGTGCGGGTCGGGCGTTCCGTCAAGGAGACGAAACACATGGCAATTGGCACCGTCAAGTGGTTCAACGCTGACAAGGGCTTCGGCTTCATCACCCCGGACGGCGGCGGCGCCGACGTCTTCGCCCACTTCTCGGCGATCCAGTCCTCCGGCTACCGGAGCCTGGACGAGAACCAGCGCGTCGAGTTCGACGTGACCCAGGGCCAGAAGGGCCCGCAGGCGGAGAACATCCGCCCGCTCTGATCTCCGGCACCACCGCACCATCCACCGGGCCCAGCCGGGCGCGGTGACGGGGGTCGGTTCGTCGTCGTACGGCGGACCGGCCCCCGTACTCCCTTCGGTTCGTGCTTGCGACCGCCGGCCACCGTGTCGGCGACAGCGCCCCCTGGGCGCCTTCCTCGACACGTGCCGCCCTGAGGAAGGCCTCCCATGGCTACCGTCGTCCCGTCGTTCGCCGACACCGGGCTCGCTCCCGACCTGCTCGCCGCCCTGTCGGCGCAGGGCATCACCGAACCTTTCCCGATCCAGTCCGCGACCCTGCCCGACTCGCTCGCCGGTCGCGACGTGCTCGGCCGGGGCCGCACCGGCTCCGGCAAGACCCTCGCCTTCGGGCTCCCGCTGCTGCACCGCACCGCGGGTCACCGCGCCCGGCCCGGCCGTCCGCTGGCGCTGATCCTGGTGCCGACCCGCGAGCTGGCCCAGCAGGTGACCACCGCGCTGGCCCCGTACGCCCGCGCCGTCCGGCTGCGCTGCGCGACCGTCGTCGGTGGCCTGTCGTTGCAGCGTCAGGCGGACACGCTGCGCGCCGGCGCCGAGGTGGTCGTGGCGACCCCCGGCCGGTTGCACGACCTGATCGACCGGGGCGACGTCCGTCTGGACGAGGTGCGGACGACCGTGCTGGACGAGGCCGACCGGATGGCCGACATGGGCTTCCTGCCGCAGGTCACGAAGCTGCTGGCACAGGTCGCCCCGGACGGGCAGCGGATGCTCTTCTCGGCGACCCTCGACGGCGGCGTGGACCGCCTGGTCCGCCGGTTCCTCACCGACCCGGTGTCGCACTCGGTCGACCCGGGCACCGCGACCGTCACCGCGATGACGCACCACGTGCTGCACGTCGACGCGGCGGACAAGCCGGCCGCGCTGACCCGCATCGCCGCCCGCGAGGGCCGCACCATCCTGTTCATGGGCACCAAGCACCGCGCCGACCGGCTCGCCCGCCAGCTGTTGGCCAAGGGCGTACGCGCCGCCGCCCTGCACGGTGGCAAGTCGCAGCCCCAGCGCACCCG
This genomic stretch from Micromonospora krabiensis harbors:
- a CDS encoding ATP-dependent helicase, with product MTQPALFGAASPAPRVADAGPRYTPVELARLLRLPAPTREQAAIIAAPVEPLLVVAGAGSGKTETMAARVVWLVANSYVRPEQVLGLTFTRKAAGELAHRVRTRLDQLIRRLGRRDRNPLDDPLAGEPTVATYHSYAGRIVTEHGLRAGYEPSTRLLTEASRWQLVDLLVRNYDGDMSDVDRMPSTITDAVLALAGELDEHLVDPDDLAAWTGRFFAEVQTHPGRVYADVRRALTLQQARLRLLPLVRAYARRKEDFEAMDFADQLARAARVARDHPAVGVVERDRFRVVLLDEYQDTSHAQVVLLNALFGGGHPVTAVGDPCQSIYGWRGASAGTLDRFPAEFPRPDGTPAPVLGLTTSWRNRPEILGVANALATPLRAAGARVAELRPAHTVRDPIPHRSPRGAAAGTVHCALLETYADEAAWIADSVLAAWRGAARMPGALPEHIPVTRRPTTAVLVRVRSQIPAIESALRDRGLPVEVVGLGGLLDTPEVRDVVCTLRVLADPTDGAALLRLLTGARWRIGPRDLVALHRRARAIAAGRRQLAGDGGPEIVPDQLDEATLVEALADLGPAQAYSAEGYTRLRAYGRELALLRYRLDQPLPELIADVERTTGLDVEVAVRAGRDGAGDAGLARGHLDALADVAARFSGETPGATLSAFLAFLAAAEDEERGLTPGEVEVVEGAVQVLTAHAAKGLEWDVVAVAGLSRGVWPGPVRGSDHWLGGLGVLPFPLRGDADGLPRLDLAEVSDQRGVARALADFGDAWRAHDEREERRLAYVAVTRPRRLLLCSGYWWGEGTKRPRGPSVFLREVYDACADGGPGHLVDVWTPEPAPDAVNPTTEVVLRAEWPADPLGARRPALTEAAALVRRFLTEGPDAARAAIARADPTSDDTDTEPADALPDPLADDPEVARWRRETDLLLAERAELTRSAGAVEVGLPGHLTVTQLVTLRRDPAALARSLRRPMPTEPNPYARRGTAFHTWLEQRFGADRLLDLDELPGAADADAAPDEALAELQERFLASEWAERVPVEVEVPFATVIAGVVVRGRMDAVFARPGGRFDVVDWKTGAQPTGAAAEVAAVQLAVYRLAWAELSGVPVDRVGAAFHYVRDGVTVRPTDLLDVAGLTALITTVPETARTDVRSW
- a CDS encoding ATP-dependent helicase, with product MQAYRLVRRPLRPTDGLGRSFGTADGVGQPAAAEGAGQPAAGGGARGGARSWRDDAVQAEVVGHTDGPMLVVGGPGTGKTGTLVEAVAARVAEGVDPERVLVLTFSRRGATELRHRIEARVARDGHRVLREPLVRTFPAYAFGLLRRAAAERGEPSPRLLTGPEQDLIIRELLDVVGEEPEDDPVGWPEDLRPALRTRAFAAQLRDLLMRAAERGVGPVELARLGEKLGRADWPAAARFIREYVAVLALRDVSNRGSIAYDPAELVRAATGMLRDDEELLAAERRRLAYVYVDELADTDPAQLDLLAVVAGGGKPLVAFADPDSSTYAFRGADPAGVTSFPHRFRTASGAPAAQVLLSTSYRAGPELLTATAGVARRLRGPARHRRLRPLPDAPPGAVEVHTFRSGTSEAAWLAHTLRSAHLLDGVPWSEMAVLVRSTALQLPSLQRALHAAGVPTVVHGEDLPLHLQPAVAPLLLLLRCALSPEQLDEEAAVALLHSPLGGADPLAERRLRQGLRALALAGGDRRPSGELIVEALRDPAELAAIDRRWAEPAQAVAGLLATAREAAARPGATAEDVLWAVWQASGLAERWAGAIVQGRPVAGEGDLARRRRAEAADRDLDAVMVLFDAAARFTDRLPGARTEVFLDHVLAQDLPADTLAPTADRGDAVRLLTAHAAKGLEWDLVAVAGVQEGVWPDLRLRGSLLGSERLVDVLAGRAVDAGGVATVVGQTSALLDEERRLFHVAVTRARRRLLVSAVASAAVGGDDHEEQPSRFLHELRPTAPPGDAPPGPDDGPEPTPPGPRSAPDGGAAVPDADGAAPRDGAASPGTVAPRHRTAPPDPAAHPGTAAPRDAAATGDEDGDEPTRPGVLPITRPPRALTLPALVAELRTAVVDPAAPYARRRAAAAELARLAAAGVSGAHPDDWWGLRGLSDDRPLVDEGEPVRVTPSAMESALRCSLRWLLERHGGSAPATAAQGVGNLVHAAAMLAEDASADRGTLLDYVAARFDAIELAARWMAGPERSRAEAMVDKLLRWLAVNPRRLLAIEHEFAVRLDDPTRPVELAGRVDRLEVDADGRLVVVDLKTGKSTSVTGSDLAEHPQLGAYQAAVEAGAFADFGDESGGAALVQLGTTARDAKEQSQPPPGEGPEAGWATALVRRTADTMAAATFAAVANAKCRVCPVRTSCPVSGQGRQVVEPPAVRRDEPGDTP